TTTGCTTATAGAATACGTTTCAATGAAACTTCAAAATTATCGTTTGGTATACAGGCAGGTATTCGTTGGTATGATGAAGACTTTAGCATGCTGTATGATGAATTGATGGATTCAGATTTTAGTGAAAGTATTAAATCTTCTAAATTTTTGTTTGGTACAGGCGTATATTATCATACAGAAAGGTTCTATGTAGGAGCATCAGCTCCAGCCATTCATACAAAGTTTAGTGCAAAAAACCACATATTCATCACCTCTGGTTACGTTATGGATATTGGAAGTCAACTCAAGCTGAAGCCTAATTTCCTGCTAAAACTAGCAGATAATGCCCCAGTCTCTTATGATCTTAATGCTAACTTATTAATTCAGGAGATGATTTGGTTCGGTGTATCATACCGTTCTAGAGAATCAATTGGATTATTGACTCAGTTACAATTAACCGAAAAGCTTGCCTTTGGCTACTCTTTTGACCTACCTGTAGGTGGGATTAGTCCATACGGTCAGGGGTCACATGAGTTATCACTAAACTATACACTTCAACTACCAACTATAGCCTATAAATGTCCGAGATACTTTTAAAACCACAATAAGATGATACGAATTAGTTTTCTATTTATCATCTCACTAGTCTTGACCACACAACTTCATGCGCAAAGTCTAATGAATAGCATGAAGAAAAGTGAAGATAGAGGAGATGAACTTTTTGAGAGATGGAATTATGATGAAGCTATTGATTTTTATAAAAAATCTCTAAGTAAAAAACCAAATAATGACAGAGTAAAACTACAGATTGCTGTATGCTATAACCAACTAGATGAGTGGGAGCAAAGTAGACAATGGTTTGCAGCAGTAAAAAGAACTTCACCTTATATGATAACTGAAGACTATGCTTTTCAATATGCAGAGGTACTTCAGCATCTTGGGGAATTTGAAGAAGCTAAACCCTGGTATATCGCTGCATTGGAAAAAGGACACAAGCCCATTGCTGTAAAAAACAGGCTGAATTCTTTAGATAGTATCAGCAGTTTTTTTAAGGATAGCCTCAGATACTATGTAAATGAATTGTCGTTGAATACTGATGCTGCTGAGTTTGCTCCAATACTTTATAGGGGTGGACTTATTTTTACGTCATATAATGTGCAGCAGAGAAAAAATATACCAGACAAGAGAAAAGATATTCGGTATAACATGTATTATTATCCTCTTCTACAAAAATATGAGGATTCTAAACTAGATGGTCAGTTTGCAGAGATTAATTCAGCTAGACACGATGGTACTTTGACCATATATAATGATGACCAGAATCTGATTTTTACCAGAAGTAATTTACGAACTTCAAAAGCATCTGATGATAATGGGGTTAAAGTAAGAAACCTAGGTCTTTACCTAGCTGATTTTGATGGCGAAAAAAACCTATGGACTAATGTGCGACCATCTCCTTTAAATAATTTTGAATACTCAGTAGGGCATCCAGCTATTTCAAATGATGGTAAAACACTTTACTTTGTTTCTGATATGCCAGGTGGAGTGGGCGGTACAGATATTTACAAGTCAATATTAGTAAATGACGAATGGAGTACACCTGTTAATTTAGGTTCAAGTATTAATACAGAAGCAAATGAGTTGTTCTTGTTTTTATATCAAGATAGTGTATTGTACTTCTCTTCAGAAGGGCACCCAGGTATAGGAGGTCTTGACTTGTATAGTGTAAATCTGACTGAAATAAACCCTGAAGTTAAAAACATGGGTTATCCCATGAATTCAACCGGAGATGATTTTGGCATTGTAATAGATAAAAATGGTCTTGGTGGATTCTTTACTACTAATAGGGAGGGGGATGCTTTAAGAGATAATATTTATTCTTTCTCTTTTCTAGAGGATTTTGGAGATTACTTAGAAGAAGACTTTGTAGAAGAAGAGCCGGTAGCGGTTGTGCCAAAAATAATTACTTTACAAGGTATTGTAGTAGACCAAAAAGACCAGGCTCCACTTGATAGTTCATTCGTAAGTATAATTAATTTAGAAACCAGGGAATCTATAGACATTCTAACTGACTCTCTAGGTTGGTTTCAAACTGAGATTGAAGAGGCTGATGGATATGTAGTTCGTACTGAAAAACACGAGTATTATACTCAAAAAATTAGTTTGCCTTCTGATACACTAGATACAGAAAAGCTTGCTCTAAATATAGAAATGGAAAAAATAGAGGTTGGGCAAAAATTTGAGCTTGAAAATATCTATTATGCTCTTAATGCATATGAAGTGAACGATAGTGCAGCAGTATCATTAAATGAAGTAGTAGAATTTTTGAATGATAATCCTACGATCAGAATTGAACTAAGCTCTCATACAGACTCTAGAGGAAGCGATTCATTTAATCTATCTTTATCACAGAAAAGAGCCCTGGCAGCGGCAGAGTATATTATTAATCAAGGGGTAGATATTTCCAGAATCAAAGCGGTGGGCTATGGTGAAACCAAATTGGTATTTCCTTGTGGAAATGGCATTGAATGCTCGGAAGATCAGCATCACATGAACCGAAGAACTGAAATTACTATCATAGAAAACGAACAACAGGTAAGTGCCCAGGCTTCAGAATAATATATAAAAGTCTCAAAAAAAAAAGGCTGTCTCAACCTTAGTTGTACAGCCTTTTTTGTGTTCTAGATATTATTTACTTGACTTTCAATCCTCTGGGTAGATTTTGCGATTTAGGCGCAAATAGACCTATTACTGACAATTGAATATTTCTTTCTTTCGCATTGATTTTAAAGTCTTCTATAATCTCATATACATCGTAATGCATATAATGAGTATTAGAAGCATCTATCTCAACTACTGAATTATCAGGTATATTAGCTAAATATTGAAGAATACTGGCTTTATTCAAAAATGTTACTTCCTGAGCCAGTTCCAGCCTGATTACTGATTTATCATCTTTTTCATCACTCTGGCTAATATATGGAATGCGGAAATTATTGTAAATAATAAACAGTATTGAGACTACTAAACCTATGCACAAACCAATCAACAAATCGGTGAAAACAATTCCTATAATTGTAATCATAAATGGTATGAACTGCCCGTAACCTTGACTGTACATTTTTTTAAATAAGGCAGGCTTGGCAAGTTTAAACCCAACTACAAAAAGTATAGCAGCCAGTGTAGCTAATGGAATTAGATTAAGCAGGTTTGGTATAAGAATAATACTGATAAGTATTAAAAAGCCATGAATAATGGTAGAGGCTTTTGTTTTACCTCCAGACTGAATGTTAGCTGAGCTTCTAACGATAACCTGTGTGATAGGTAATCCACCAATAAGACCCGAAATAATGTTACCGATACCCTGAGCTTTAAGTTCTCTGTTAGTAGGAGTTACTCTTTTGTAGGGGTCTAGTTTATCGGTAGCCTCAACACAAAGTAAAGTTTCCAAACTTGCAACTACAGCAATTACTAGTGCAGTAACATAGATTTGTGCGTTGCCTAAGGCACTGAAATCAGGGAAAGTAAAGTTACCAATAAAGCCATCAAAGCTCTCAGCCAAAGGTACATTTACCAATTGCTCGCTATTAAGCTTAAGTGCAGGAATAGACTCAAACGTAAGGTTAAGAATAACACCCGCAATTACGGCTACCAAAGGCCCGGGAACAAGCTGCATAAAAGAAATATTTTTAATTGCTTTAGTTTCCCAAATCAGAAGAATAGCTAAAGAAATGGCAGTAATAATTACTGCACCAGGACTAATGAAATCCAGCATATTAATCAGTTCTGAGAATGTATTTTCTCCATCACTTTGATTAAATGCTAAGTCACCTTCATAGTCTTTGTCATAACCGAAGGCATGGGGTATTTGCTTGAAAAATATGATAATACCAATACTGGCAAGCATACCCATAATAACGGACGAAGGGAAATAATAAGCGATAATTCCGCCTTTAGCAAAACCCATTAATATTTGAATGATACCGGCAATAACTACTGATACCAAGAACAATTCATATGATCCGAGGTCTTCTATGGCAGTAAGTACTATGACAGCAAGTCCTGCTGCGGGGCCACTTACACCAAGGGGAGAGCCACTAAAGAAACCTACAACAATACCACCAACTATACCTGCGATAAGGCCTGAAAATAATGGTGCTCCTGAGGCTAGAGCGATACCTAAACATAAGGGCATGGCCACCAGAAATACTACGATACTGGCCGGAATATCCTTATTAAAATTTTTTAAAGGATTGAAATTTCTTTCAGCTGAATTCATTTTATGCTAATCTAAGTGTCTGACAGTAAGTAAACTGAATAATACAGATTATCTTTCTCTTAAACTTGATGGAAAAATAATGCTTATAGTTAATGTAAATAACTAATGTGTATGAATGTAAAATCAGCTATACTGAGGAGGTGGGGTATATAGATTGGCATTTATGCACATAAAGAGCTTTGAGTAAAAAGGGTATGGGTTGTTTACACCTAAGCCATTAAAAATTAATTCTAAATTTGATTGTAAGGTATATTCTTTTAAAGTCTTATTTTCTTCCTTTTCAGTTTCTTTTTCACTCTTGTTTTCTTCAATTTCTATATCCTCATATTCTGTAGTTAACTCAACCTGAGCATAGGAAATAGAATAAGAATGAGAAAGCTGATCGGCAAGCGTAGCTAAACTAGGTCCTAGAATAATTAATACTAGGAATATAGAAATAAATTGGATAGTGATTTTTTCTAAAATAAGCTTATAAGTTTTGGCTAGCTTCATTGAGTACCCTATAAGGAACTAAAACAAAGTTTATATAAAAATAAGTCTTTTTCTGATAATATTTAATTATTAAGAATAGTTCCTAAGCCTTATTCCTACAACAGATGTAGTTACGATGAAATTAAATTTTTAGTTAAGATATCTGGCAAAAAAATCCTAATTACATCAATCTTCCAAACTATAGAGTCAATTCTTTTAATGGTAGGTAGTAAAACTGAATGTAACAAAATTTGTAAAAGATATAAGTAAGTTGCCAAATAAAGGATAGACAATTGTCTGTTTTTGTCAAATATTCTGTTGAATTGCTTTTAAATTTAATATACTGCCTTTATTTTGTTGAATTATTATTAAGCTGAACTAACAACTTAACAATCTTCACCTTTCACTGAATGAGTAAGAGCAACAAAAACGAAACTACTGTAGGGGTAAAAGAAATAGCTCGTAGGGCTAACGTTTCCATTGCTACTGTGGATAGAGTTATTCACAACAGAACCGGAGTTTCTGAGAGCACTAAGAAAAAAATACAACAAATAATTAAGGAAATTGATTATCAGCCTAATATCCTGGCAAGTCGCCTGGCATCTAGAAAAGTTTATGAGCTGGCTATTCTTATCCCTCATGTTTCTGAAGAAACTACTTACTGGAAAGCACCCCTTCAGGGCATAGAAAGAGCAGAACGTGAGATTAGTAAATACGGGATCAATATTCACAAGTATCTTTTTGATCTTAATAGCAAATCTTCTTTTGTTGAGATGAGTGAACAGATATTGCAGGAAGAGTTTGATGGAATTTTGTTAGCTCCCATCTTTATTGAAGAAGCTACAACTTTTGCAAAGGAATGTAAGGAGAAAAAAATACCGTACGTTTTTATAAATTCTGATATTCCTAATCTGGAAAGCCTCTGCTATATAGGTCCTGACTTACCTAAAAGTGGTTATTTAGTAGCCCATTTAATGAGTTATGCTATCCATCCGGAAGATAAAGTGCTGGTAGTTAACATATCAAAGGAAATTGACCAGCATCACCATCTGCTTAGAAAAGAGGAAGGATTCAGAGCTTATTTTGAAGACCATCATCTGGCTGTGCAGGTAGTAAAAGTTGATATTAAAAATACTGATTATGCTGTAATTGAAAAGGAGCTAAAGAATATATTTAAACAGCATCCTGATATTAAAGCAGTGTTTGCAACTAATTCCAGGGTAGGTAGAGTTGCCAGATTTTTTGAAGATACTAATCGTAAAGATATTCTATTAGTAGGCTTTGATTTCTTACCAGATAATATTGAATACCTAAAAAGAGAAACTATCAACTTTTTAATTTGCCAGAAGCCGGAAGATCAGGCCTATCGTGGAATTATGGCATTGTATCAATATTTGGTAATGTCCTCTACAGCAGAAAAAGTTCACCATATGCCTATTGATATTATTACAAAGGAGAACTACGCCTACTATACTAATTAGCTTTGAATGAATATAAATGAAAAACTACTTTTAAATGTAAATAATATCTATATATTCGGGTACGTACACGCCTTGTATGATGCTTATATTTACTATATTTTAAACTACACAAACAACAACCATACTGATGAATCAAACCATTAACCGACGAGACTTTGTCAAAAAAGCTTCTGCCAGCAGCCTGGGCTTGTCATTTTTAAGTAGTACTGCCCCTTTCATCAATAGCAAAAGTAATGCAAACGATAACATTCAAGTAGCTATAATGGGTACCAACAATAGGGGAAGTGCACTTGCCAAAGGCTTCGCAAAGTTAAAAGGAATAGAGGTTGGCTACATTTGCGATGTAGATGACCAGGCAATTAAAAAAGGAATGGACGCAACCGCGCAAGGAGGTCAGAAGAAAAAACCTAAGACTGAAAAGGATATCAGAAAGGTGCTTGATGATAAATCAGTAGATGCTATTGTAATTGCTGCCCCCGATCATTGGCATGCTCCGGCAGCTATAATGGCTTTGCAAGCTGGTAAACATGTATATGTTGAAAAACCTTGTAGCCATAACCCTGAAGAAGGAGAAATGCTGGTACAAGCTGCACAAAATTCAGATTTGATAGTCCAGATGGGAAACCAGCGTCGTTCGTGGCCTAAGGTGGTAGAAGGTATCGCTAAACTTAAAGATGGAGTTATAGGCAGGGCTTATTATGCCAAAGCCTGGTATGCAAATAACAGACAACCTATCGGTTTTGGTAAAAATACTGCCGTACCTGCCGGATTAGATTACGAGCTCTGGCAGGGACCAGCACCCAGAAAAGCTTATCAGGATAATATTATCCATTATAACTGGCATTGGTTCTGGCATTGGGGTACCGGTGAGCTTTTAAATAACGGCACACATTTTATTGATTTATGTCGCTGGGGACTGGAAGTTGACTACCCAAATCGCGTAAGCTCTGGAGGAGGGAGATATGCTTACAAGGATGATTGGGAAACGCCTGATACGCAAATCACTCACTATGATTTTGATGATCAAAAAAGTATTACCTGGGAAGGTAGAAGCTGTAATAGACAAAATATTGAAGGAATATCTGCCGGAGCTGCATTTCATGCAGAGAATGGTACGATGGTCATAGATGCCAATGGCTATCATATATACGACAATAATAATCAGTTGATAGAGAGCAGTACATCTAGTAGCGCAACGGCTACAAATACTACTGGCCCAGGTTTTGATCTGGATCAGGATCATTTAGAAAATTTTAGAACCAGCATCATTAACAACAAACGCCCTGTTTCTTATATAGAGGATGCTAATATCAGTGTACATATTTGTCACCTAGGCAATATTGCTCACCGTGTAGGGCGTAGTTTGGAATGCAATCCTAGAAATGGAAAAATAACCGGTGATGAAGAAGCGATGAAGCTTTGGGGCAGATCTTATGAAGCAGGCTGGAAACCCAGTGTTTAGGTTTTCATACATATAACTAATCGTACACAACTCTAAATAAAAAGTATGCTCCTTAAGAGAAGAAATTTTATCAAAACTGCTGCTGCCTCTACTATAGGACTTGGTTTAAGCTCACAAACACTTTCCATTCAAAATAATCCAACCAAAATATTAAAGGCAGGAATCATAGGTTTGGATACCTCACACAGCGTAGCATTTACTAAAGTATTGAATGATCCTGATGTCAAGGATGACCTTAAAGGTATAAAAGTAGTCGCAGCTTATCCACATGGAAGCAAAGACATAGAAAGTAGTGTCAGTAGAATACCTAAATACACCGAAGAAATACAGGCGTATGGTGTTGAAATCGTAGATTCTATTGAAAAACTTCTGAACCTGGTAGATGTGGTATTGCTGGAAACTAATGATGGTCGTAGACATTTGGAGCAGGCAATGATGGTTTTTAAAGCAGCTAAGCCTGTTTTTATAGATAAACCAATAGCAGCATCTTTATCAGATACGATAGCAATTTTTGATGCCGCTGAAAAATACAATGTACCAGTATTTTCGGCCTCTTCTCTTCGTTATGCAAAAGATGCTCAGGCAGTACGAAGTGGCAAAAAAATAGGTAATGTTTTGGGAGCGGATACCTACAGTCCAGCTCATTTGGAAGAAACTCATCCTGATTTTTACTGGTATGGAGTCCACGGTGTAGAATTGTTGTATACGGTAATGAAAACGGGATGCAAAACAGTAAAAAGAAGCCATACAAAGGATATGGATGTAGTGGTAGGTCATTGGGATGGTGGTAGAATAGGCACTTTTAGAGGAATGCGAAAGGGTAAGCTGGATTATGGAGGAACAGCCTATGGGGAAAACGCAATTTCATCAGTAGGACCCTATGATGGTTATCGTCCTTTGGTCGTTGAGATTGTAAACTTTTTTAAAAGCGGTAAACCTCCGGTAGAGGCTAAAGAAACTATAGAAATCTTCGCTTTTATGGAAGCTGCAGATGAAAGTAAAAGACAGGGAGGGATTGAAATCACGTTGGATTATGTCATGCAGAAAGCAATGGCAGGCATAAAAAGAAATTAAGCTAGCTGTTTATGTCTAAAAGCATACAAATTACAGACAGCTGGCTAAGATATGAAAAAGAAAATCTGATACGTCCCTTCGGTTTTAAAGGAGGGTATATCAATGAGTTATGGCAAAATGTATGTAGCTTAAAATCTTCCAATGGTGCGCAAAGCCTGGGCTTAGCGACTCAAAGTGTACTCTATGGTGATCCTAAAGTATTCACACGTTATGGGGAAAAAGAAGCCAATGAACTAATGCTTAAGGTCACTCGTCGGGCTATGGAACTAATCACTAATCAAACATGGGCAGATCCAATTGAGTGCCTAAATACGATATATCCTCAACTCTACTTAGATTCTTGTAAAATTACAGGTGAGCCTGATTTGCATCTTAACTTTGTACATAATGCATTGGTAAGTGTAGATCATGCCTGCTGGCTACTTTACGCCTTTACTCATAATTTAAGTGATTTTATGTCAATGATACCTAAAGCTTATCATGCCGCCTTAGGAGAGAGGCACGAAAAGATAGCGATAATGTATCAGGTGCCCTATGGTATGCCATTATCTGAAGTAGAAAGAGCTGTAGAAAAAGGTTATTTTATCATAAAAATTAAGCTAGGTCAGGCAGGTAGCGAAGATGAAATGTTACAGAAAGATCTGAATCGGATCAGTGAAATTCATCAGCTATTAAAAGAAAAGCATACACAACACCATCAAATTTGGTATACCCTTGACGCTAATGGCAGGTATCAGCACAAAGACAGCATTGAACGCATTATTAAATTCCTTCATCAAATAAAAGCGCATGAGCGAGTTCTTTTTTTTGAAGAACCCCTGAATGAAAACAATAAGGAAAGTGTAAAGAATCTTGATCTGAATATGGCCGCAGACGAAAGTCTACACAACTTACTAAGTGCTAAGCAACGTATTGCGCAAGGCTACAGTACATTTGTTTTAAAATCTGTCGCCAAAACTTTGAGCCTGACACTTCAGATAGCCAGGCTTGCCTACGATAATCATATAAAATGTGCTTGTGCTGATTTAACAGTAAACCCTGTGCTTATGAGCTGGCATCAGAATCTTGCCGCACGTCTACCATCTTTTCCTGGTCTGGAAGGTATGGGCTTGATGGAAACTAATGGAGATATGAACTACAAACGTTGGTCTCAGATGCTAAGCTATCACCCATGCTACAATGTAAGCTGGTTACAGCATACAGAAGGTCTGTTTCATTTAACGGATGACTTTTATAGTAAGAGTGGGGGGATATTTTTTACTCCGCATCACTATCATCAGTTGCTTAGTGAAGTTTAATGATGCTTTATAGAATTATTGCCTGTGAATACTTTTGATTATAAATTCTTATCCTTACATTCGGTTACGTACACGTATAAAATTTTGTGTCGTACTTACTAACAATTACTCAATCAGGAAATTATAGCTAAATAGGTGAGCCTCTTTAATCGGCTATACTTATTTAAAGCAGTATACTACCTATGGCAGGGGTAATCCTTTTGCTATAGACACTAACTTATAGCTATTTCATGAATACAACGACCGAACAGCTGCCACTGAGCAAACGTATTAAAGATATATTTAAATATGTAGGGCCTGGAATTATCACCGCCGCCCTTGTATTTGGACCAGGAAGCCTAACGATCACCTCAAAGCTTGGTTCTCTATTCGCCTTTCAGCATATTTGGGTAATATGTTTAGCCATATTTTTTATGGCAGTGTTTACAGAAATGGGAGCTCGCATAGGAGTAGTTACAAACGACTCTCTTTTACAAACCATTAAAACCAAATGGGGAAAAGCAACTTCAATTGGATTAGGCATTGGTATTTTTGCTATCACAGCTTCTTTTCAGGCGGGAAATACCATTGGAGCCAGCCTGGCATTTGCCGAACTCTTTCATACCTCAATTGAACCCTGGCTTGTATCCTTTACCCTTTTAGGTATCAGCCTGCTTTTCTACCGTTCATTCTATCAAATTTTAGAAAAACTGATGATCGCCCTGGTAGGGTTAATGTTACTCTCTTTCCTCATTACTTTAATTTTAATACAGCCTAAGCTATCCTCTTTGGGTTCTGGGCTACTACCATCCATACCTGCCGGATCCGAAGTGCTAACTATTGCTTTGGTTGCTTCCAGCTTTTCAGTAGTAGGAGCATTTTACCAGTCATATCTGGTGAAAGAAAAACAGTGGAAAATTGGTCAGATTTATCAGGCCAAAAAAGAGGCTGTAGCTGGCGTAATGATCTTAGGAACTATTTCACTCTTTATTCTGATCAACGCTGCAAGCATTTTATTCCCTCGCGGTATCAATGTGAGTTCTGCTACCGACATGGGACTAGCTTTAGAACCCCTCTATGGCAGTACGGCTACGCTCATTTTTATGCTGGGCTTATTTGGAGCCTCCTTTTCGTCCCTGATAGGGAATGCAACAATAGGTGGGTCGTTAGTATCTGACGCTTTTTCATTAGGTAACGAACTTCGTTCGCCGGGCCTGCGAGCCATGATTGTTCTGGTAATGATTATTGGCGCAAGCATCGCCCTGATCTTTGGAAGCCTGCCTCTTGAACTGATCATTTTCGCACAGGCTATCACCATTATTATTGCTCCTTTAGTAGGTCTGGCACTGCTTCTCATTGCTAATGATACGCAACTGATGGGCACACACAAAAATACATTCGCACAAAACCTAAAAAGTATACTCGGACTTGTACTGCTCCTGTGTTTGTCAGGTAGTCAGCTGTACTTTCAATTCATACAATAAACATGATAGATTTAAGTAAATTAGAATACGACCTACTGGCTCCCAGTCAGGCATTAATCTCTGACTTCAGTACGCTAGAAGGAGATTTGATGATACTGGGTGTTGGGGGTAAAATGGGACCTAGCCTGGCTCGGCTGGCAAAAAGAGCCTTAGCAGAAGCCGGGAAAAATAATGAAGTAATTGGTGTATCACGCTTCTCTAATGCTGACGCACAGCAGGACCTGGAGGATGCGGGCATAAAGACGATTAAAGCGGATTTGCTAAATGAGCAGGAGCTACAAGCCCTGCCAGAGGTGAAAAACATAATTTATATGGCAGGTACAAAGTTTGGTACCAGCGGAAATGAGTCTTTTACCTGGGCCATGAATGCCTATTTGCCAGGAAGGGTAGCCGAAAAGTTTAAAAACTCCAGAATTGTAGCTTTTTCTACCGGAAATATATACCCATACGTACCAGTATTTTCTGGTGGAGCAGATGAAGAAACCAAACCTGGCCCGGTAGGGGAGTATGCTCAATCCTGTTTGGGCAGAGAAAGAATTTTTGAACACTTCTCTAAAAAATACGAAACCCCGGTACTCATTTATCGGCTCAACTATGCAGTAGATTTTCGTTATGGCGTACTTTTAGAACTTGCTAAGTCAGTATTGGAAAGTAAAACTATAGACCTTAATTCTGGTCATGTGAATGTTATATGGCAGGGAGACGCGAATGAGTATGCGCTAAGATCACTAAAATACTGCGAAAGTCCGGCCAGACTTCTGAATATTACTGGTCCGGAAACGGTACCTATCCGCTGGGCTGCCAGTGAGTTTGCAAAACATTTTAATAAAGAAGTCCGCTTTGTGGGGGAAGAACAGCCTATGGCATTACTCAACAATGCTTCTACCGCACATCAGCTTTTTGGTTACCCCAGAGTAAGTTTAAAAGAGATGATTAGAATATTAGCAGAGTGGATTTTGAACGACGGAGAAACTA
This window of the Porifericola rhodea genome carries:
- a CDS encoding Gfo/Idh/MocA family protein, which translates into the protein MLLKRRNFIKTAAASTIGLGLSSQTLSIQNNPTKILKAGIIGLDTSHSVAFTKVLNDPDVKDDLKGIKVVAAYPHGSKDIESSVSRIPKYTEEIQAYGVEIVDSIEKLLNLVDVVLLETNDGRRHLEQAMMVFKAAKPVFIDKPIAASLSDTIAIFDAAEKYNVPVFSASSLRYAKDAQAVRSGKKIGNVLGADTYSPAHLEETHPDFYWYGVHGVELLYTVMKTGCKTVKRSHTKDMDVVVGHWDGGRIGTFRGMRKGKLDYGGTAYGENAISSVGPYDGYRPLVVEIVNFFKSGKPPVEAKETIEIFAFMEAADESKRQGGIEITLDYVMQKAMAGIKRN
- a CDS encoding SulP family inorganic anion transporter; the protein is MNSAERNFNPLKNFNKDIPASIVVFLVAMPLCLGIALASGAPLFSGLIAGIVGGIVVGFFSGSPLGVSGPAAGLAVIVLTAIEDLGSYELFLVSVVIAGIIQILMGFAKGGIIAYYFPSSVIMGMLASIGIIIFFKQIPHAFGYDKDYEGDLAFNQSDGENTFSELINMLDFISPGAVIITAISLAILLIWETKAIKNISFMQLVPGPLVAVIAGVILNLTFESIPALKLNSEQLVNVPLAESFDGFIGNFTFPDFSALGNAQIYVTALVIAVVASLETLLCVEATDKLDPYKRVTPTNRELKAQGIGNIISGLIGGLPITQVIVRSSANIQSGGKTKASTIIHGFLILISIILIPNLLNLIPLATLAAILFVVGFKLAKPALFKKMYSQGYGQFIPFMITIIGIVFTDLLIGLCIGLVVSILFIIYNNFRIPYISQSDEKDDKSVIRLELAQEVTFLNKASILQYLANIPDNSVVEIDASNTHYMHYDVYEIIEDFKINAKERNIQLSVIGLFAPKSQNLPRGLKVK
- a CDS encoding Gfo/Idh/MocA family protein produces the protein MNQTINRRDFVKKASASSLGLSFLSSTAPFINSKSNANDNIQVAIMGTNNRGSALAKGFAKLKGIEVGYICDVDDQAIKKGMDATAQGGQKKKPKTEKDIRKVLDDKSVDAIVIAAPDHWHAPAAIMALQAGKHVYVEKPCSHNPEEGEMLVQAAQNSDLIVQMGNQRRSWPKVVEGIAKLKDGVIGRAYYAKAWYANNRQPIGFGKNTAVPAGLDYELWQGPAPRKAYQDNIIHYNWHWFWHWGTGELLNNGTHFIDLCRWGLEVDYPNRVSSGGGRYAYKDDWETPDTQITHYDFDDQKSITWEGRSCNRQNIEGISAGAAFHAENGTMVIDANGYHIYDNNNQLIESSTSSSATATNTTGPGFDLDQDHLENFRTSIINNKRPVSYIEDANISVHICHLGNIAHRVGRSLECNPRNGKITGDEEAMKLWGRSYEAGWKPSV
- a CDS encoding PorP/SprF family type IX secretion system membrane protein translates to MKYFSYIMYAAIVLIAASFNCQAQERPIYTQYMFNETAFNPAYTGSPERLSITGLYRKQWVGIDGAPTTQTVSIHSPINKQSMALGLQVLNDVIGVSSRAEAKSMFAYRIRFNETSKLSFGIQAGIRWYDEDFSMLYDELMDSDFSESIKSSKFLFGTGVYYHTERFYVGASAPAIHTKFSAKNHIFITSGYVMDIGSQLKLKPNFLLKLADNAPVSYDLNANLLIQEMIWFGVSYRSRESIGLLTQLQLTEKLAFGYSFDLPVGGISPYGQGSHELSLNYTLQLPTIAYKCPRYF
- a CDS encoding mandelate racemase/muconate lactonizing enzyme family protein yields the protein MSKSIQITDSWLRYEKENLIRPFGFKGGYINELWQNVCSLKSSNGAQSLGLATQSVLYGDPKVFTRYGEKEANELMLKVTRRAMELITNQTWADPIECLNTIYPQLYLDSCKITGEPDLHLNFVHNALVSVDHACWLLYAFTHNLSDFMSMIPKAYHAALGERHEKIAIMYQVPYGMPLSEVERAVEKGYFIIKIKLGQAGSEDEMLQKDLNRISEIHQLLKEKHTQHHQIWYTLDANGRYQHKDSIERIIKFLHQIKAHERVLFFEEPLNENNKESVKNLDLNMAADESLHNLLSAKQRIAQGYSTFVLKSVAKTLSLTLQIARLAYDNHIKCACADLTVNPVLMSWHQNLAARLPSFPGLEGMGLMETNGDMNYKRWSQMLSYHPCYNVSWLQHTEGLFHLTDDFYSKSGGIFFTPHHYHQLLSEV
- a CDS encoding LacI family DNA-binding transcriptional regulator, encoding MSKSNKNETTVGVKEIARRANVSIATVDRVIHNRTGVSESTKKKIQQIIKEIDYQPNILASRLASRKVYELAILIPHVSEETTYWKAPLQGIERAEREISKYGINIHKYLFDLNSKSSFVEMSEQILQEEFDGILLAPIFIEEATTFAKECKEKKIPYVFINSDIPNLESLCYIGPDLPKSGYLVAHLMSYAIHPEDKVLVVNISKEIDQHHHLLRKEEGFRAYFEDHHLAVQVVKVDIKNTDYAVIEKELKNIFKQHPDIKAVFATNSRVGRVARFFEDTNRKDILLVGFDFLPDNIEYLKRETINFLICQKPEDQAYRGIMALYQYLVMSSTAEKVHHMPIDIITKENYAYYTN
- a CDS encoding OmpA family protein, encoding MKKSEDRGDELFERWNYDEAIDFYKKSLSKKPNNDRVKLQIAVCYNQLDEWEQSRQWFAAVKRTSPYMITEDYAFQYAEVLQHLGEFEEAKPWYIAALEKGHKPIAVKNRLNSLDSISSFFKDSLRYYVNELSLNTDAAEFAPILYRGGLIFTSYNVQQRKNIPDKRKDIRYNMYYYPLLQKYEDSKLDGQFAEINSARHDGTLTIYNDDQNLIFTRSNLRTSKASDDNGVKVRNLGLYLADFDGEKNLWTNVRPSPLNNFEYSVGHPAISNDGKTLYFVSDMPGGVGGTDIYKSILVNDEWSTPVNLGSSINTEANELFLFLYQDSVLYFSSEGHPGIGGLDLYSVNLTEINPEVKNMGYPMNSTGDDFGIVIDKNGLGGFFTTNREGDALRDNIYSFSFLEDFGDYLEEDFVEEEPVAVVPKIITLQGIVVDQKDQAPLDSSFVSIINLETRESIDILTDSLGWFQTEIEEADGYVVRTEKHEYYTQKISLPSDTLDTEKLALNIEMEKIEVGQKFELENIYYALNAYEVNDSAAVSLNEVVEFLNDNPTIRIELSSHTDSRGSDSFNLSLSQKRALAAAEYIINQGVDISRIKAVGYGETKLVFPCGNGIECSEDQHHMNRRTEITIIENEQQVSAQASE